The DNA window TACAGCCCAACTTTTATAGCTTTGAGGAGGTGGGTTTTGGCCAAAAACCTCCTCCTCCACCATctttatatgttatttttagttttaattaacttttatttttaataattactccATAGATGGAGCTTCTTGTGTTTTTATTGGTTCTATTTTGAAAgctttttgaaaaatcttattTTTTCAAGATTGTTTCTTTTGCATGTTAAAGATCTATCATCTAAACAAGATCTTTTCAAGCCTTTTTGGCTTGCATGTCAAAATTTCTTGTTTAGATGATGATTTGTGATTTATgaagttttaaatattaaagttttttttcaatattatattttattattttatattagttgataattttttaactttttgattCAACTTGAAGGACATGTGTTAAAAGTTTGAAGTTTTAAAGAATTCAAGCGGTTTATCGGCATAATCGATCGAGATTCAAGTTAAGACCCCCGTACCAACAAGACCTTGGTTATCGTTGTGCGCCATAATGGCGTCTTAGCGGGAATTTGgcttagttttttatttttcgattATTATCTTGTACTTgtattttttaggcttaatgtcttaaaaaaccctgacctttcatcccttttttaatcctaccctgacgttgtaaatttgtcaattttatcctattttatatttttccatttcaattgtaccataaagcataaaattgatttttttttatttgacaaaaattctctaaattgactcTTTTTATAtgagattaactttttatattaaattgaccatttttgaaaaacattattgaacttttgtcaaataaataaaggtcaattttatgctttaaggtacaattgaaatgaaaaaaatgcaaactggggtaaaattgacaatttttcaacgtcagggtaggattgagaAGGGGATGAAACGTCgggatttttttaaggcattaaatctatttttattattttttatttagttgttgaattagagtttttaaaaaatcatatacTTATTtgttgttatatgactttcactCTTGCACTTTGATCTTTTCTACAATAAATCTATCtacagttaaaaaaaataaaaaattattcaatgaAAATTCCAAAAGCATCTTTCGAACCTTCTGTGACCAATCACCATTGAAGTCTATATAAATATGATCCCGGTTTATAATAATCACAATACTGTTAGACAtcattttcataattaaattactaataatacCATTGTTGGTGTTAATTACTTTATTACCCCCAGCTATGATTTTCTTGCAAGCTATCATCAGACTGGACTGCCTTTCTAAATTTGAGTTCGTAATTGAGGCAGCGATTTACCGAAAAACTCCTTTTACTTTAATTCTTTTGGGATGTTTAAAAACATActtaaccaaaaaaaatatttacaaaatacacACCAAAACTATAAattgaaaatcatatttcaGTGtatttagggtttgtttttttatatttatactttGGTATTATACTCCAAATCTTATGTCGACGTGTTAAAAATAACGGTTCctaaaacataattttacaaCCGTTTCTAAAAAATATGTTCATGAGTATGATTTACTTAATGTAGAAATTTAATGTGATAGACTaagtttatataataatttctttttacataattttattgAGGGTAATGGTTCTTTTCTCCAATACAAATTCAAAAAGTGGGAGTCAATAACATAAATTTAGGAGCTTTACTTTACCATATTTTACAGGTAATTTCAGTCAAAAACTTGTTCAAAATAGTGATATTAATTAGTAACTACTGAATACTGATAAGATATGTTTCTAGTGATAACTAATTAGTAATTACTCCCTctgttcttttttagttgtccatttagccatttttatttgtctacaaatagttgtccatttagtaattccatgtgatattagctacttatcttccaagtttacccatccctaataaatgaccctatgttttaatttaaaaggcatttattaactaatagatctatattagtatttttctttataaattaagacaaaagaagcactatCTTAGTATGTataatattggctaaatggacaactaaaaaagaacggaggtagtaGTACTTATTAACAACAAACCCTAATCATGTCGTAGAGATAAGGCAAATGAATGATCAACTTATAATTACCGTAATAAGGGGATTTTTTTCCCTTTTATTATTGGAACGTCCCTAATTGGTGATAATATTGATTCACTTTCACATGCTGTAAAAATTAGCAATTTTTATCTAATCTCTTACATAAATGTCTTAAAAGTTAGGTTTAACTACTTTAAGAATCATGAGCTTTTATGTACTTttttgacacgaacttttaatttttacaatttaatacatgaactattattttttgcaatttgaaacGAGCAATTTTATGTAAAACAATGATGATTTAGATACCGAAATTAATACTGTTCTGGCATTCTCATCAGtaatttttgacaaaaacatTGGTCGATGTTTCAAATTGTAAAGATTTAGAAATTGGTGTCCGatattgctaaaattaaaaattcgtattaaaattgtaaaacatggtaaaatttgtaatttttaaagcaattaaatttaaaaattattggaCTCTTTTACTACTAGTAGTACTACCACCAAGAGattccataaataaaattatttcttgcTTAGGTTGTTTCCTTTAATATGGATGACACATTATCCATTTTTCTTTCatatcataataaaaaatatatggatATAGcctatgacaaaaaaaaatatatggatAATACATTTGATAAAGAGTatggattttgattttaatgtaaaattataTAGATCCACTTTAGGTTTGCAAAgaggattttgaaaaataattatatagacTATGAACAATTGCCACTCTAggtaaattttgttttaatttagagttaaaaaaaacacaacataTATCAAATGTATGTAGCTAAGCTCATctattattgaaataaaatattttaaaataaagctATATATTAGATATCATATAACAAGTTCCAATACCTCATAATAACAATAACAACAACGACGGAACTAAACAGATcctaaaactttttttatttgaaagagaaaAACATGGAAACGCGATCGAACTAGAGATAATGCCTAGAGAAAGAGGCTGcaaaacatcaatacatacATATTTGTAGTAGTACAGTAGGTGATGGGATCAAGTTGAATAATTAGCAGGAGCAACAGGATATTTCCTACCATTTTTAACAATCTTCGACAATGCAGCTTGGCCAAGATCAAGTCCACACACATGAGCTAGACGAACCAGATAGAGCAAAACATCAGACAATTCTTCCTCTAAATGCTCCTTATCACCACAACTCCAATTTGGTAGCCCTTTTTCAACCTCTCCTTTCCATTGGAATATCTCCGATAGCTCCCCCACCTCTCCTACCTACACAAATATTTAGTTAAAATcaattgccaaaaaaaaaaaatcaactatgTATTCGAACTATTTGCTCGCTAAAACGGTAGATAAAGTTTGTCGGTAATATGCTGTTTTCTACGAGATTTCTAggattatgataaaaatatacgAAATATATGCGAAAAGTCTAGATTACTTACAAGTGCTAGAAGGAGATTTCTAGGGCTATGGTATTGATCCCATCCTCTAACTTCAGCAAATTCAGCAACCCTATCTCTAAGTTCATTAAGAGAAACATCCTTAGCTTTTCTTGCATGCTCATATGAACTCCCcatctctttttttctttctataagTTTTAATTTGTCTCATTTTTAGCTCATGCATCCCCATCATATTTAAAGACATAAAAAGTTGGAGATTCCATTCCATTCgattcaaatcaaaccaaatcaaattaattaatttttttcttttttcaaaaccGGACCGAAATTGTACGAATATGatagttctttttttttaaatctagaTGAACAAACTAGTTGGCTCTGTCCATTTTTTTGATTGGATATGGTTTTTTCGGTTCTGTCTGAAGTAAAACTAaacttttttgttttcaaacctgaatcgaatcaaaaaaattaatttttttaatattaaattgaaccgaaccgaacttgtCGGCTTTGTTCGGTTATGAGGTTTGTTTGATTTTTGCACACTTTTAATAGCAGGTACGGAGGGGGCAAAAGGGTACCCTacatttcaatttctttctaattttccTATTTTTTAAGTGGGTAATAAAGTAATTAGTGCACTTGTGCAAGTGGAAAAACACTTGATTATTTGTAGCCAACAAGTACCATGTGAAGTATGGCTAAGATGTCTTCCCCATGACTTGATATCACTTACTCAATTTGTTATTAAGGTAAGAATTAAGAGATTTTGGGGCCTATATATGTTTCTCTACCCCTATTTcaa is part of the Mercurialis annua linkage group LG3, ddMerAnnu1.2, whole genome shotgun sequence genome and encodes:
- the LOC126674062 gene encoding uncharacterized protein LOC126674062; its protein translation is MGSSYEHARKAKDVSLNELRDRVAEFAEVRGWDQYHSPRNLLLALVGEVGELSEIFQWKGEVEKGLPNWSCGDKEHLEEELSDVLLYLVRLAHVCGLDLGQAALSKIVKNGRKYPVAPANYST